One Leptolyngbya subtilissima AS-A7 genomic window carries:
- a CDS encoding TenA family transcriptional regulator, translated as MPLTCQSLLQAHPTAWHSATTHSFLTGCQSGTLHPAQFNTWLVQDFLFVKDFTRMVGRVLGAAPDDHIDGLLAGLGALKDELLWFEAKAAERSLDLSTSPQPTCQRYCEFMAGLAQQPYAVQATALWAIEYAYNQGWQLPGPMPEPYTEFADRWGNPGFTDYVHLLATQADAALATASPEVEAQTEAAFLQVADLEADFWQMAFTAAEAVQ; from the coding sequence ATGCCTCTGACCTGTCAATCTCTCCTGCAAGCCCACCCCACCGCCTGGCACAGCGCCACTACCCACTCGTTTCTAACCGGCTGTCAAAGCGGCACTCTGCATCCCGCTCAGTTCAACACCTGGCTGGTGCAGGATTTTTTGTTTGTCAAAGACTTTACCCGCATGGTGGGGCGGGTGCTGGGGGCAGCCCCCGATGACCACATTGATGGGCTGCTGGCAGGGCTGGGTGCTCTGAAAGACGAGCTGCTGTGGTTTGAGGCTAAGGCCGCCGAGCGATCGCTCGACCTGTCTACCTCACCCCAGCCCACCTGCCAGCGCTACTGTGAGTTTATGGCTGGCCTGGCCCAGCAGCCCTATGCGGTGCAGGCTACTGCTCTATGGGCCATTGAGTATGCCTACAATCAGGGCTGGCAGCTACCCGGCCCCATGCCCGAGCCCTACACCGAGTTCGCCGATCGCTGGGGCAATCCCGGCTTTACCGACTACGTGCACCTGCTGGCAACCCAGGCCGATGCCGCCCTGGCCACCGCTAGCCCAGAGGTTGAGGCCCAGACTGAAGCCGCCTTTTTGCAGGTGGCTGATCTCGAAGCCGACTTCTGGCAAATGGCCTTTACCGCTGCTGAGGCTGTTCAATAA
- the csaB gene encoding polysaccharide pyruvyl transferase CsaB yields the protein MRAVLCGYYGMGNGGDEALLATLLQMLPAGVTPVVLSGNPVETAQRYGVETVPRKALGPVIRALRGAEVLIWGGGSLLQDATSLQNPIYYGGLMVLAQWLGLKTIAWGQGIGPLNHPLSQGLGRYALGHCNAVSVRDNGSAAWLARWQVPGMQAPDPVWALDAAPVNGLWDLPAPRVAVALRPHPWLTESRLDQFTQALASFQKATQTCLLLVPFQPSKDMPIAEYIQPRLPGPSRIYALDNPHQLKGLFRGVEMTLGMRLHALIMAAAEGCRCFGLSYDPKVSHLMTDLDLPGFDLNPQAVSHRWPDTPEQMTKAWLEVYANGDPLSPEQISSRVDRALMHQDLLRDVLSP from the coding sequence ATGCGAGCGGTTTTGTGTGGCTACTATGGTATGGGCAACGGCGGCGATGAAGCTCTACTCGCTACCCTGCTGCAAATGCTGCCTGCGGGGGTAACGCCCGTGGTGCTGTCGGGCAACCCCGTCGAAACCGCCCAGCGCTATGGTGTAGAAACTGTGCCCCGCAAGGCTCTGGGGCCAGTCATTCGCGCTCTGCGGGGGGCTGAGGTGCTGATTTGGGGCGGTGGCAGTCTGCTGCAAGATGCCACCAGTCTGCAAAACCCCATTTACTATGGCGGGCTGATGGTGCTAGCTCAGTGGTTAGGGCTCAAAACTATTGCCTGGGGGCAAGGTATTGGCCCTCTCAACCACCCTCTCAGTCAGGGGCTGGGTCGCTACGCCCTGGGGCATTGCAATGCCGTCAGCGTGAGAGACAACGGGTCGGCAGCGTGGCTGGCTCGCTGGCAGGTGCCGGGTATGCAGGCCCCAGACCCAGTGTGGGCTTTGGATGCCGCGCCAGTAAACGGACTATGGGATTTGCCTGCCCCTCGGGTGGCCGTTGCCCTGCGTCCCCACCCCTGGCTGACCGAAAGTCGCCTAGACCAGTTCACCCAAGCTCTAGCCTCGTTTCAGAAGGCGACCCAGACCTGCCTGCTGCTAGTGCCCTTTCAGCCGAGCAAAGACATGCCCATTGCCGAATACATTCAGCCGCGGCTACCTGGCCCTAGCCGCATCTATGCTTTAGATAACCCACACCAGCTCAAGGGGCTGTTTCGTGGCGTCGAGATGACGCTGGGCATGCGGCTGCACGCCCTGATTATGGCGGCGGCTGAGGGCTGTCGCTGCTTTGGGCTCAGCTACGACCCCAAGGTCAGCCACCTGATGACCGACCTCGATCTGCCGGGGTTTGACCTCAACCCTCAGGCAGTGAGCCACCGCTGGCCAGATACCCCTGAGCAAATGACCAAAGCTTGGCTAGAGGTATATGCCAACGGCGACCCGCTGTCGCCTGAACAAATCAGTTCGCGAGTGGATCGCGCCCTGATGCACCAAGACCTGCTGCGGGACGTGCTGTCGCCGTGA
- a CDS encoding ComF family protein: MHSRSSVQTWLSQGKRQMLSLFLAEPCPLCQRATPAVLCPSCCRQVQQCQAPTPCDRSIPDLAVLSWGRYEDSLRQAIGSLKYSGHTGLAQFLGTELGQTWLDHNPGSRASSRPVAIVPIPLHPTRLQQRGFNQADLIGQWFCRLTGLPLYSHGLLRVQSTQAQHSLNRLSRQQNLAQAFAVAPAHIKTLQRSTVWLLDDIFTTGATAQSAAQVLRRSGIAVEGICTVARPTVWATPVEPKRTSPLR; the protein is encoded by the coding sequence ATGCACAGCCGCTCCTCCGTTCAGACCTGGCTCAGCCAGGGCAAACGCCAGATGCTCAGCCTGTTTTTGGCCGAGCCCTGCCCTCTGTGTCAGCGAGCGACGCCCGCAGTGCTCTGCCCCAGCTGCTGTCGCCAGGTGCAGCAGTGCCAGGCGCCAACGCCCTGCGATCGCAGTATTCCAGATTTGGCGGTACTGAGCTGGGGACGTTACGAAGACAGCCTGCGCCAGGCCATCGGCAGCCTCAAATACAGTGGCCACACTGGCCTAGCTCAGTTTTTGGGCACCGAGCTGGGGCAAACCTGGCTTGATCACAACCCTGGCTCTAGGGCATCGTCTCGCCCGGTGGCGATCGTCCCCATTCCCCTCCACCCCACCCGATTGCAGCAGCGGGGCTTTAACCAAGCCGACCTGATCGGCCAGTGGTTTTGTCGGCTAACTGGGCTGCCGCTATACAGCCATGGCCTCTTGCGCGTGCAGTCCACGCAGGCTCAGCACAGCCTCAACCGCCTCAGCCGTCAGCAAAATCTAGCTCAGGCCTTTGCCGTCGCCCCAGCCCACATCAAGACTCTCCAACGATCTACGGTATGGCTGCTCGACGATATCTTTACCACTGGGGCTACTGCTCAGTCTGCGGCCCAGGTTCTGCGACGCAGCGGCATCGCTGTGGAAGGCATCTGCACCGTCGCCCGCCCAACGGTTTGGGCCACCCCCGTTGAGCCCAAAAGAACTTCGCCCCTTAGATAG
- the lptC gene encoding LPS export ABC transporter periplasmic protein LptC: MARWRQLMISGAAIAALAVGLYSLIGPGFGPKPNTEGPAAGDPAPGLTLRDVTLEQPDEQGQLLWRVKGKEVTYSPDQQVAFITRPDGDLFQDGEVIYQVVADTGEVRENGSVILLRGNIVATGVKNGSVLRGNEMEWRPQNDVLIMRDQITGTHPQLRAVADEARVFNRENRMELAGNVVASTVADSKTEPWLKLQAQELAWFWEEERIDSAQPLRVEQFKQNAITDVVVGQRGTVNLATQLVNLRGQVAMQMLDIPLNMASEALDWQVAEEQVTVNQPLTLIHPENKIRVTARQGRMDLAAQQIFLSQDVVAVGEANQARMTSDRLNWNVDTQTLVAEGGVNYRQVNPNVNLNGVRAVGRIDDQTIVVDGGRVVTEIVPN; the protein is encoded by the coding sequence ATGGCACGATGGCGGCAGTTGATGATTAGTGGTGCTGCGATCGCAGCTCTGGCCGTGGGGTTGTATAGCCTGATCGGTCCTGGGTTTGGCCCAAAGCCGAACACTGAAGGCCCGGCTGCTGGAGACCCAGCACCGGGCCTGACCCTGCGGGATGTCACCCTAGAGCAGCCCGATGAGCAGGGGCAGCTGCTCTGGCGGGTTAAGGGTAAGGAGGTCACCTACAGCCCTGACCAGCAGGTAGCGTTTATTACGCGTCCCGATGGCGACCTGTTTCAGGACGGCGAAGTTATCTATCAAGTGGTGGCCGACACCGGCGAGGTGCGCGAAAACGGCAGCGTAATTTTGCTGCGCGGCAATATTGTGGCCACTGGTGTTAAGAATGGCTCTGTGCTGCGGGGCAACGAAATGGAGTGGCGGCCTCAGAACGATGTGCTGATCATGCGCGACCAAATTACCGGTACCCACCCGCAGCTGCGGGCTGTGGCCGACGAGGCGCGGGTGTTTAACCGCGAAAACCGCATGGAGCTAGCCGGTAACGTGGTAGCCAGTACGGTGGCCGATTCTAAAACCGAGCCCTGGCTGAAGCTGCAGGCCCAGGAACTCGCCTGGTTTTGGGAGGAAGAACGCATCGACAGTGCTCAACCTCTGCGGGTAGAGCAGTTTAAGCAAAACGCGATTACCGATGTGGTAGTTGGCCAGCGCGGCACGGTAAACCTAGCTACGCAGCTGGTAAACCTGCGCGGGCAGGTGGCCATGCAGATGCTGGATATTCCGCTCAATATGGCCAGCGAAGCTCTAGATTGGCAGGTGGCCGAAGAGCAGGTAACCGTCAACCAGCCCCTCACTCTGATCCATCCCGAAAATAAAATCAGGGTTACCGCCCGCCAGGGCCGCATGGATTTGGCGGCGCAGCAAATTTTTCTCTCCCAAGATGTAGTGGCTGTGGGCGAAGCTAACCAAGCCCGCATGACCAGCGATCGCCTCAACTGGAACGTAGACACCCAAACCTTAGTCGCTGAGGGTGGCGTTAACTATCGCCAGGTCAACCCCAACGTCAACCTCAACGGTGTGCGCGCTGTAGGCCGCATTGATGATCAGACCATAGTGGTTGACGGGGGCCGCGTTGTGACCGAGATCGTGCCGAATTAG
- a CDS encoding putative PEP-binding protein: protein MTWLRQLHTLNIADLRDVGQKAYYLGLLEQQGLPVAQGCVLTAAAWHYGLEQMVWPNGDGDRLAPVCQNGFKTLQQSSQQWQKALRDIPTIAAIAAEGLACPEPDGFIPAAWMLRASLWVDGLGLEQAASRLLSPGLLSAQIEADQADLVGVLPQFWSQALTARCLPVWDLHCQRLRDLSLATLVMPVYPALVSGTLILSQEQITVTAVAGLGMALTQGEAIPASCWVSSSKIAEAIWLPGFQERVYQLMPASKYRPRPLASAQPIQVIERDRPKLSAPLSHEQLARLVQVAERAHTAMGEAGVRLEWLLHPSANPDQPTLIITEAGPWPHPAVTAADPVRSPPATARAQPPLLPSASTVVRGIGAAAGCIQGVAVVAQQPQDLPRPLPAGCIVVLPDLQPDVFFQLPSVAGIVTERGGATCHAAILAREVGIPAVVGAPHATQLLESGMVLWLDGDRGVVYGLTDEAAASFRPPVAPAPESLPTDQPGRYHRLRTHVMVNLSQRQGLANLSLNHVAGIGLLRSEWLLLEVLEGRHPWDWVNQGQEAELQSRLVQQLEPILQTLGPRPLRYRSLDLRSHEWQALRGSPPVEPNPMLGLRGTLSYEIDDRLFQVELRALATLQQAGYGNLQLILPFVRSVEEAIACRQRVERAGLTDTTGFALWIMAEVPSVLFLLPAYAQAGIQGIAIGSNDLTQLLLAIDRDQPTIASAYDERHPVVRLAMAHLVQEARRNGLLCSICGQAPVRHPELIADLVGWGINSISVEAAALPFTLEAIWQAENGGESEGVGG, encoded by the coding sequence ATGACGTGGCTTCGACAACTGCATACGCTGAACATCGCTGATCTGCGGGACGTCGGGCAGAAAGCCTATTACCTGGGCTTGCTCGAGCAGCAGGGGCTACCCGTGGCTCAGGGTTGCGTACTGACGGCAGCAGCCTGGCACTACGGTTTGGAGCAGATGGTCTGGCCCAACGGCGACGGCGATCGGCTGGCTCCAGTGTGCCAAAACGGGTTTAAGACTCTACAGCAGAGCAGCCAGCAATGGCAAAAAGCTCTGCGAGACATTCCTACAATCGCGGCGATCGCAGCCGAGGGGCTAGCTTGTCCAGAGCCCGATGGCTTTATCCCCGCCGCTTGGATGCTGCGCGCATCGCTCTGGGTAGATGGTCTAGGCTTAGAGCAGGCAGCGTCTAGATTGCTAAGCCCTGGCCTGTTGTCGGCCCAGATCGAAGCCGACCAGGCAGATTTGGTTGGGGTGCTGCCACAGTTTTGGAGCCAGGCGCTAACGGCTCGCTGTCTACCGGTCTGGGATCTTCACTGCCAGCGACTGCGCGATCTGAGCCTGGCCACACTGGTTATGCCGGTGTATCCAGCCCTGGTGTCCGGCACGCTCATTCTGAGCCAAGAGCAAATTACCGTGACTGCGGTAGCGGGGCTAGGGATGGCTCTCACCCAGGGAGAAGCTATTCCAGCCTCCTGCTGGGTCAGCTCTAGCAAAATCGCTGAAGCCATCTGGCTACCAGGGTTTCAAGAGCGCGTTTACCAGCTCATGCCCGCCTCTAAGTATCGCCCTCGCCCCTTGGCCAGTGCCCAACCCATTCAGGTGATCGAGCGCGATCGCCCCAAGCTGAGTGCCCCCCTCAGCCATGAGCAGCTCGCCCGGCTAGTGCAGGTTGCAGAACGGGCCCATACGGCCATGGGTGAGGCAGGGGTACGCCTAGAATGGCTGCTGCATCCCAGCGCTAACCCCGACCAGCCAACTCTGATCATTACCGAAGCCGGCCCTTGGCCCCATCCTGCAGTGACGGCTGCGGACCCAGTGCGATCCCCTCCAGCCACGGCGCGGGCTCAGCCCCCCCTACTGCCCTCAGCTAGCACAGTCGTACGCGGTATTGGGGCTGCAGCGGGATGCATTCAAGGGGTCGCCGTGGTTGCCCAACAGCCCCAAGACTTGCCGAGACCGCTCCCCGCGGGCTGCATTGTGGTGCTGCCTGACCTGCAACCCGATGTCTTTTTTCAGCTGCCATCGGTAGCGGGCATTGTCACCGAGCGCGGCGGCGCCACCTGCCATGCGGCTATTTTGGCGAGAGAGGTCGGCATTCCGGCGGTGGTGGGTGCCCCCCACGCCACTCAGCTGCTAGAGAGCGGCATGGTGCTATGGCTAGACGGCGATCGCGGTGTGGTCTATGGCCTCACTGACGAGGCTGCCGCGTCATTTCGTCCCCCGGTGGCCCCGGCACCTGAATCGCTACCCACCGATCAACCGGGTCGCTACCACCGACTGCGCACCCATGTCATGGTCAACCTCAGCCAGCGCCAGGGCCTGGCCAACCTTTCTCTCAACCATGTCGCGGGTATTGGACTACTGCGATCGGAATGGCTACTGCTGGAGGTGCTGGAGGGGCGCCACCCGTGGGACTGGGTCAACCAGGGTCAGGAAGCAGAGCTGCAAAGTCGACTGGTGCAGCAGTTAGAGCCGATTTTGCAGACCCTAGGCCCCAGACCCTTACGCTACCGCAGCCTCGATCTGCGATCGCACGAATGGCAGGCCCTGCGGGGCAGCCCTCCAGTGGAACCCAATCCGATGCTGGGGTTACGCGGCACCCTGAGCTACGAGATTGACGATCGCCTATTTCAGGTTGAGCTGAGGGCATTAGCCACCCTGCAACAGGCTGGCTATGGCAACCTACAGCTGATTTTGCCCTTTGTTCGCAGCGTTGAAGAAGCCATTGCTTGCCGCCAGCGAGTCGAGCGCGCTGGCCTCACCGACACCACCGGCTTTGCGCTGTGGATCATGGCCGAGGTGCCCTCGGTGCTGTTTTTGCTGCCCGCCTACGCTCAGGCGGGTATCCAGGGCATTGCCATCGGTTCCAACGACCTCACCCAGCTACTGCTAGCCATCGATCGCGACCAGCCCACCATAGCCTCCGCCTACGACGAGCGCCACCCGGTAGTGCGCCTAGCCATGGCCCACCTGGTACAGGAGGCCCGCCGCAACGGCCTGCTCTGCTCGATCTGCGGCCAGGCTCCGGTACGCCACCCCGAACTGATCGCCGACCTAGTCGGCTGGGGAATTAACTCCATTTCGGTAGAAGCAGCGGCTCTACCCTTTACGCTGGAGGCAATTTGGCAGGCGGAGAATGGTGGGGAGAGTGAGGGAGTGGGGGGGTGA
- a CDS encoding amino acid ABC transporter substrate-binding protein — protein sequence MRKWGFLAAALGLTLAACGGGTTTTNADGEAAPAGGGRLDVVKGRGQLICGVDGGIPGFSFVDESGTYTGLDVDICKAVAAAVLGDAEAVEYRRLDSTERFTALSGGEVDMLSRNTTWTISRDTSVGLEFAPTTFFDGQGMLVRADSGIAGLEDFAGKAICVETGTTTELNLTDQMRQLGVDFEPVVFQDADAAYAAYDEGRCEGMTSDKSQLVARRSTLPNPDEHTLLEVTMSKEPLGPVTTNNDSSWYDVVKWVTYGLIQAEEFGITSENIATFEATENPDIARFLGQEGTLGTDMGLPNDFMVKVITQVGNYGEVYDRNVGADSEFALERGQNALWSEGGLMYSPPFR from the coding sequence ATGCGCAAGTGGGGTTTTCTTGCAGCTGCCCTCGGGCTAACGCTGGCCGCCTGTGGTGGCGGAACCACTACCACCAACGCCGATGGGGAGGCCGCTCCTGCTGGTGGTGGCCGTCTTGACGTTGTTAAAGGGCGTGGACAGCTAATTTGTGGCGTGGATGGTGGTATTCCAGGCTTTAGCTTTGTGGATGAAAGCGGCACCTACACTGGTCTCGACGTCGACATTTGCAAGGCCGTAGCCGCCGCCGTTTTGGGCGATGCCGAAGCCGTAGAATATCGCCGTTTAGACTCGACTGAGCGCTTTACGGCTCTCTCGGGGGGTGAAGTTGATATGCTCTCGCGCAACACCACCTGGACCATCAGCCGTGACACCAGCGTGGGCCTTGAGTTTGCGCCCACTACCTTCTTCGATGGTCAGGGGATGTTGGTGCGTGCAGACAGCGGTATCGCTGGTTTGGAAGATTTCGCCGGTAAGGCCATCTGTGTGGAAACCGGTACCACCACTGAGCTCAACCTGACTGACCAAATGCGTCAGCTCGGGGTCGATTTTGAACCGGTGGTATTTCAAGATGCTGATGCCGCCTATGCTGCCTATGACGAAGGTCGCTGCGAGGGCATGACCTCTGACAAATCGCAGCTGGTGGCCCGCCGCAGCACCCTGCCCAACCCCGACGAGCATACCCTGCTCGAAGTCACCATGTCTAAAGAGCCTCTGGGCCCTGTGACCACCAACAACGACTCCAGCTGGTACGACGTCGTCAAATGGGTCACCTATGGGTTGATTCAGGCCGAAGAGTTTGGCATTACCTCTGAGAATATTGCCACCTTTGAAGCCACTGAAAACCCGGATATCGCTCGCTTCCTGGGTCAAGAGGGCACTCTGGGCACCGATATGGGGTTGCCCAACGACTTCATGGTGAAGGTGATTACCCAGGTGGGCAACTACGGCGAAGTCTACGATCGCAACGTAGGGGCTGACTCTGAGTTTGCCCTGGAGC
- a CDS encoding DUF2499 domain-containing protein, with amino-acid sequence MHALSLPTWMIHISSVLEWMAAMWFIWQFATVTQRPVWRWLAIGMFPALVSAMAACTWHLFDNASGLAWLVTLQAAMTVIGNCTLCLAAWWIWRQSSISAASPK; translated from the coding sequence ATGCACGCGCTCTCGCTACCCACCTGGATGATTCATATTTCAAGTGTGCTGGAGTGGATGGCGGCGATGTGGTTTATTTGGCAATTTGCCACCGTGACCCAGCGGCCCGTGTGGCGCTGGCTGGCGATCGGCATGTTTCCTGCTTTGGTGAGCGCCATGGCCGCCTGCACCTGGCACCTATTCGACAATGCCTCTGGTCTAGCCTGGCTAGTCACCCTACAGGCCGCGATGACCGTGATCGGCAACTGCACCCTATGTCTCGCCGCCTGGTGGATCTGGCGACAGAGCAGCATTTCAGCCGCCAGCCCAAAGTGA
- a CDS encoding glutathione peroxidase, which translates to MSLPSNLATLDGAPLAPEVLADKVILFVNVASKCGLTPQYSGLVELDKAYGDRGLVIVGVPCNQFGKQEPGSPEEIKDFTKTKYDVDFTLLEKQDVNGPDRSPLYQFLVGEGPDIGWNFGKFLVGRDGQVIGRFEPQTPPNDPELKAAIEQALG; encoded by the coding sequence ATGTCTCTTCCTTCTAACCTCGCCACCCTAGACGGTGCCCCTTTGGCTCCCGAGGTGCTAGCTGACAAGGTAATTCTCTTTGTAAATGTGGCCAGCAAATGCGGCCTGACGCCCCAGTACAGCGGCCTGGTAGAACTGGATAAGGCCTACGGCGATCGCGGCCTTGTGATCGTAGGCGTGCCCTGCAACCAGTTTGGCAAGCAAGAACCCGGCAGTCCTGAGGAAATCAAAGATTTCACCAAAACCAAATACGACGTTGACTTTACCCTGCTCGAAAAGCAGGATGTCAACGGCCCCGATCGCAGCCCCCTCTACCAGTTTCTCGTTGGCGAAGGCCCCGACATCGGCTGGAACTTTGGCAAGTTTTTGGTCGGTCGCGACGGCCAGGTGATCGGGCGCTTTGAGCCTCAAACCCCTCCCAACGACCCCGAACTCAAAGCTGCGATCGAGCAGGCCTTAGGCTAA
- the gorA gene encoding glutathione-disulfide reductase, whose protein sequence is MTYDFDLLVIGGGSGGIAAARRAASHGAHVGLVEARQLGGTCVNRGCLPKKLMVYAAQFAEQAEVATSYGWTVGERQFDWPTLIAAVDQEVQRLRGVYQDLLDKSGVEIFRHQAQFVDEHTLAMGETTVTAARILIAAGGQPTRPDNISGIEHAITSDDIFHLPQQPKRMVIIGGGYIGCEFASILTGLGTEVTQIIQGDKVLSGFDDDLRNEIHGAMQRQGITMVTHSEQIAIAPGESGLTLTVTTEQGQKTVLSDAVSLAATGRNPNVKGLGLENTGVTLNHGAIAVDAHYRTTVPHIFAIGDVIDRVSLTPVAIREGRLFADAEFGHQAVTLDYGTIPTAVFTTPEMGTVGFTEAEAAKKFGKDEIQTYCSRFQPLYYRPSDREPQGLIKLVVQKSTDRVLGAHMVCNHAAELMQGVAIAVTMGATKADFDTTLPIHPSTAEELIGLG, encoded by the coding sequence GTGACCTACGACTTTGATTTACTGGTAATTGGTGGGGGCTCTGGCGGTATAGCGGCGGCACGGCGGGCTGCCAGCCACGGTGCCCATGTGGGTCTAGTGGAGGCAAGGCAGCTGGGTGGCACCTGCGTCAATCGCGGTTGTTTGCCCAAAAAGCTGATGGTGTATGCGGCTCAGTTTGCAGAACAGGCTGAAGTGGCCACCAGCTACGGCTGGACTGTCGGCGAGCGACAGTTTGACTGGCCCACCCTAATCGCCGCCGTCGATCAGGAAGTGCAGCGCCTCAGGGGTGTCTATCAAGACCTGCTCGACAAATCAGGTGTAGAAATTTTTCGCCACCAGGCTCAGTTCGTCGATGAGCACACCCTAGCTATGGGTGAAACCACCGTCACCGCCGCCAGAATTTTGATTGCTGCCGGCGGTCAACCTACCCGGCCCGACAACATTTCTGGTATTGAGCACGCTATCACCTCCGACGATATCTTTCATCTGCCCCAGCAGCCAAAGCGCATGGTCATTATTGGCGGTGGATATATCGGCTGCGAATTTGCGAGCATTCTCACTGGGTTGGGCACCGAAGTTACCCAAATTATTCAAGGTGACAAAGTCCTGAGCGGTTTTGATGACGATCTACGCAACGAAATTCACGGGGCGATGCAGCGACAGGGCATCACGATGGTGACCCACAGCGAACAGATTGCGATCGCCCCCGGCGAGTCAGGCTTAACCCTGACCGTGACTACCGAGCAGGGGCAAAAGACCGTACTCAGCGATGCGGTGAGTTTGGCGGCCACCGGGCGCAACCCCAACGTGAAGGGCCTAGGGCTAGAGAATACCGGTGTCACCCTTAACCACGGGGCGATCGCCGTCGACGCCCACTACCGCACTACCGTCCCCCACATCTTTGCTATCGGCGATGTTATCGATCGCGTCAGCCTCACCCCCGTAGCGATCCGGGAGGGCCGCCTATTCGCTGACGCCGAATTTGGCCACCAAGCCGTCACCCTCGACTACGGCACCATTCCTACCGCTGTGTTCACCACACCTGAGATGGGCACCGTTGGCTTTACCGAAGCAGAAGCCGCCAAAAAGTTTGGCAAAGACGAAATTCAAACCTATTGCTCCCGCTTTCAGCCTCTGTACTACCGGCCCTCTGACCGAGAGCCCCAGGGCCTGATTAAGCTAGTGGTGCAAAAATCTACCGACCGAGTGCTAGGGGCGCATATGGTGTGCAACCACGCCGCAGAGCTCATGCAGGGGGTTGCGATCGCCGTGACCATGGGTGCCACCAAAGCCGATTTTGATACCACCCTGCCAATTCACCCCAGCACCGCCGAGGAGCTGATCGGCCTGGGATAG
- a CDS encoding NYN domain-containing protein, whose product MLDSHSHSLNNHSLLGEDAIFTPEQVLENRGRVAIFIDGSNLFYAALQLGIEIDYTKLLCKLTAGSRLFRSFFYTGVDRTNEKQQGFLLWMRRNGYRVIAKDLVQLPDGSKKANLDVEIAVDLVALVGYYDTAVLVSGDGDLAYAADAASYRGARVEVVSLRSMTSDSLINVADRYIDLEGIKDDIRKMPRNSAGHSYTYRPLSNLAAADDAVDDGVTISE is encoded by the coding sequence ATGTTAGATAGTCACAGCCACTCCTTAAACAACCACTCTTTACTTGGCGAAGACGCCATCTTCACCCCTGAGCAAGTGCTCGAAAATCGGGGTCGGGTAGCCATTTTTATTGATGGTTCGAACCTGTTCTACGCGGCTCTGCAATTGGGCATTGAGATTGACTACACCAAGCTGCTGTGCAAGCTCACGGCTGGCTCGCGGCTGTTCCGCTCGTTTTTCTACACTGGAGTAGACCGCACGAACGAAAAGCAGCAGGGCTTTTTGCTGTGGATGCGGCGCAACGGCTACCGGGTGATTGCCAAAGACCTGGTGCAGCTGCCCGACGGCTCGAAAAAAGCCAATCTCGATGTCGAAATAGCGGTAGATTTGGTGGCCTTGGTCGGCTACTACGACACCGCTGTGCTGGTCAGCGGTGATGGCGATCTGGCCTACGCTGCCGATGCCGCTAGCTACCGGGGGGCGCGGGTCGAGGTGGTGAGTCTGCGATCGATGACCAGCGATAGTTTGATCAATGTGGCCGATCGCTACATCGATCTCGAAGGGATCAAAGACGACATCAGAAAAATGCCCCGCAACTCTGCAGGTCACAGTTACACCTACCGCCCTCTGTCTAACCTAGCGGCTGCCGACGATGCGGTAGATGACGGCGTGACAATCAGCGAGTAG
- a CDS encoding DUF3593 domain-containing protein → MLDKNTLFAMSLFPYLGFLWFMSRTQETPRLALTGFYALLVFVAVTIPAGIYAKVGLGQELANVDWLHGSAEAFLTLSNILVVLGFRQAVVQHRAGAQVEGD, encoded by the coding sequence ATGCTCGACAAAAACACTCTCTTCGCCATGTCCCTCTTCCCCTACCTAGGGTTTCTCTGGTTTATGAGCCGTACCCAGGAGACACCGCGGTTGGCGCTGACTGGCTTCTACGCGCTGCTAGTGTTTGTGGCAGTAACCATTCCAGCAGGCATTTATGCCAAGGTGGGACTCGGGCAGGAGCTGGCCAACGTGGACTGGCTCCACGGCAGTGCAGAGGCGTTTTTGACGCTGTCAAATATTCTTGTGGTGCTGGGGTTTCGCCAGGCGGTTGTGCAGCATCGAGCTGGGGCGCAGGTGGAGGGCGATTAG